From a single Endozoicomonas euniceicola genomic region:
- a CDS encoding C2H2-type zinc finger protein gives MGKKNNAPVFLFSKKKLAVVFLLWLATMVDSARGEWVTPASVHQGGIAHVASRLWLQQQPVLKSAMDEKVAVSKRSATVVILIEDDGFSVLTTEPAVFTWQDACNATTLSDMNRHLRCHDPSALLTGLRATLQFSHSGESVQMTGFASVLQVQTTGGTDLAIAPFQSDSPGLPDQQYEQQYRAILEYLSRQRRKSEEIDRQTRCWTNAMSRLAPEKPDEVLRQEQKIKELRAPVRFHYSLAHRSAPQDETFWFFTDKMQGREIVLTPDNNLSACSPVSLPSGSMVDLSNGSKRNPPPVDKPAATKSKKRKLSTSTSTSNSESPQSVTNPQTGGYPVIPDIPIKQEENVIEFGERKVLTSAELFIIKPESGITRKPPEPPFKTNYKILGAPEFWKLFTKKKRQQLENRILEYINKTNEERVAHIEGLVREVRYEANEGDPYQALDGQKHVVAAKKLSRGTVLGHYRGSLWLIDENAPSPECGTLDQQISYSVNCDYKEEGEEATDDCQEMYWLSGYDDGNIFSCVNDCTVTSNADDNTGTLEPNVSFIIVYMDDFPVVMVVTTEDIPEGKGLWLSYGEPYWDYKNEAVVVPDGDDNHSGAGAKNKKCACDVCGRVLASSGNLTRHKRIHTGEKPYKCDVCQKGFAVSATLVAHRRTHTGEKPYECDVCKKTFTQSGHLKVHKHTHTREKPYECDKCQKRFSQLAHLVSHKRTQHKNLPTEQPPQQ, from the coding sequence ATGGGCAAAAAAAATAACGCTCCAGTCTTTTTGTTTTCAAAAAAAAAGTTGGCAGTGGTGTTTCTGCTGTGGCTGGCCACCATGGTGGACAGCGCCCGTGGAGAATGGGTAACGCCAGCTTCTGTACATCAGGGCGGGATTGCCCATGTTGCTTCAAGGCTCTGGCTTCAGCAGCAGCCCGTGCTTAAATCCGCTATGGATGAAAAAGTCGCGGTTTCAAAAAGATCGGCAACGGTGGTTATTCTGATAGAAGACGACGGTTTTAGTGTACTGACCACTGAGCCGGCAGTCTTCACATGGCAGGATGCGTGTAATGCCACCACGCTTTCCGACATGAACCGGCATCTGCGCTGCCACGACCCCAGTGCTTTGCTGACCGGGTTAAGAGCCACGCTGCAGTTTAGTCACAGTGGGGAGTCTGTGCAGATGACCGGGTTTGCCTCGGTTTTGCAGGTGCAGACCACCGGGGGAACAGACCTGGCCATTGCTCCTTTTCAGAGTGATAGCCCGGGTCTGCCCGACCAGCAATATGAACAACAATACAGAGCCATTCTGGAGTACCTGTCCCGGCAAAGGAGAAAGTCTGAAGAGATAGACCGGCAAACAAGATGCTGGACAAACGCTATGTCAAGGTTAGCCCCTGAAAAACCGGACGAAGTGTTAAGGCAGGAGCAGAAAATAAAGGAGCTGCGAGCGCCCGTCAGGTTCCATTACTCACTGGCACACCGTTCGGCCCCGCAGGATGAAACGTTCTGGTTTTTTACGGACAAGATGCAGGGAAGAGAAATTGTGCTGACTCCCGACAATAACCTTTCTGCCTGCTCCCCTGTTTCCCTGCCATCGGGGAGCATGGTTGACCTGTCCAATGGTTCCAAAAGAAATCCTCCACCCGTTGATAAACCAGCAGCTACGAAGAGCAAAAAAAGAAAACTCAGCACCAGCACCAGCACCAGTAATAGCGAGAGCCCGCAGAGTGTCACAAATCCGCAGACCGGGGGTTATCCCGTGATACCGGATATACCTATAAAACAGGAAGAAAATGTCATTGAATTTGGTGAAAGAAAAGTCTTGACAAGTGCTGAACTGTTTATCATCAAGCCGGAAAGCGGTATTACCAGAAAACCGCCAGAACCGCCTTTCAAAACAAATTACAAGATTCTGGGTGCCCCGGAATTCTGGAAACTTTTTACTAAGAAAAAGCGACAGCAACTGGAAAACAGGATATTGGAATATATTAATAAAACCAATGAAGAAAGAGTGGCGCACATCGAAGGTCTGGTCAGAGAGGTGCGGTACGAGGCAAACGAGGGCGACCCTTACCAGGCTCTGGACGGGCAAAAGCATGTGGTAGCCGCCAAAAAACTATCCCGGGGTACTGTACTGGGACATTACCGGGGCTCTCTCTGGTTGATAGATGAGAATGCCCCGTCTCCGGAGTGTGGTACGTTAGACCAGCAAATATCCTATTCCGTTAACTGTGACTACAAAGAAGAAGGAGAAGAAGCCACGGATGATTGTCAGGAAATGTACTGGCTTTCAGGTTATGACGACGGCAATATTTTTTCCTGCGTTAACGACTGTACCGTCACCAGCAATGCCGACGACAATACCGGTACTTTAGAGCCAAACGTCAGTTTCATTATTGTTTATATGGATGATTTTCCCGTGGTTATGGTCGTGACAACAGAGGATATCCCGGAGGGCAAAGGACTCTGGCTGAGCTATGGAGAACCTTACTGGGACTATAAAAACGAAGCGGTTGTGGTGCCCGATGGTGATGACAATCATAGCGGAGCCGGGGCAAAAAACAAAAAATGTGCGTGTGATGTGTGTGGAAGGGTATTGGCTAGTTCTGGAAACCTGACAAGGCACAAGCGCATCCACACCGGAGAGAAGCCTTATAAGTGCGATGTGTGTCAAAAGGGATTTGCTGTTTCCGCAACCTTGGTAGCACACAGGCGCACCCACACCGGAGAGAAGCCTTATGAGTGCGATGTGTGTAAAAAGACATTTACTCAATCCGGACACCTCAAAGTACACAAACACACTCACACCAGGGAGAAGCCTTATGAGTGCGATAAGTGCCAAAAAAGATTTTCTCAACTCGCACACCTCGTAAGTCACAAGCGCACCCAACACAAGAACCTTCCAACAGAACAACCGCCACAGCAATAG
- a CDS encoding C2H2-type zinc finger protein, which yields MGKKNNAPVFVFSKKMLAVVFLLWLAAMVDSARGEWVTPASVHQIGTAHVASRLWLQQQPVLKSAMDEKVAVSKRSATVVILIEDDGFSVLITEPAVFTWQDACNATTLSDMTRHLRCHDPNALLTGLRATLQFSHSGESVQVTGFASVLQVQTTGGTDLAIAPFQSDSPGLPDQQYEQQYRAILEYLSRQRRKSEEIDRQTRCWTNAMSRLAPEKPDEVLRQEQKIKELRAPVRFHYSLAHRSAPQDETFWFFTDKMQGREIVLTPDNNLSACTPVSLPSGSMADLSNGSKRNPPPVDKPAATKSKKRKLSTSTSTSTSNSESPQSVTNPQTGGYPVIPDIPIKQEENVIEFGERKVLTSAELFIIKPESGITRKPPEPPFKTNCKIQGAPAFWKLFTKKKRQQLENRILEYINKTNEERVAHIEGLVREVRYEANEGDPYQALDGQKHVVAAKKLSKGTVLGHYRGSLWLIDKNAPSPECGTLDQQISYSVNCDYKGEGEEATDDCQEMYWLSGYDDGNIFSCVNDCTVTSNADDNTGTLEPNVSFIIVYMDDFPVVMVVTTEDIPEGKGLWLSYGKPYWDYKNEPVVVPDGDDNHSGAGAKNKKCACDVCGRVLASSGNLTRHKRIHTGEKPYKCNVCQKGFAVSATLVAHRRTHTGERPYECDVCQEGFASSSNLVRHKRIHTGEKPYKCDVCQKGFAVSGNLAKHRLIHTGEKPYECDVCQKGFAYSSDLVRHKLSHTGEKPYECDKCQKRFTDSGNLAAHKRTHTGERPYECDVCENRFARSNNLARHKRTQHKESLTEQPPQQ from the coding sequence ATGGGCAAAAAAAATAACGCTCCAGTCTTTGTGTTTTCAAAAAAAATGTTGGCAGTGGTGTTTCTGCTGTGGCTGGCTGCCATGGTGGACAGCGCCCGTGGAGAATGGGTAACACCAGCTTCTGTACATCAGATCGGGACTGCTCATGTTGCTTCAAGGCTCTGGCTTCAGCAACAACCCGTGCTTAAATCCGCTATGGATGAAAAAGTCGCGGTTTCAAAAAGATCGGCAACGGTGGTTATTCTGATAGAAGACGACGGTTTTAGTGTACTGATCACTGAGCCGGCAGTCTTCACATGGCAGGATGCGTGCAATGCCACCACGCTTTCCGACATGACCCGGCATCTGCGCTGCCACGACCCCAATGCCCTGCTGACCGGGTTAAGAGCCACACTGCAGTTTAGTCACAGTGGGGAGTCTGTGCAGGTGACCGGGTTTGCGTCGGTTTTGCAGGTGCAGACCACCGGGGGAACAGACCTGGCCATTGCTCCCTTTCAGAGTGATAGCCCGGGTCTGCCCGACCAGCAATATGAACAACAATACAGAGCCATTCTGGAGTACCTGTCCCGGCAAAGGAGAAAGTCTGAAGAGATAGACCGGCAAACAAGATGCTGGACAAACGCTATGTCAAGGTTAGCCCCTGAAAAACCGGACGAAGTGTTAAGGCAGGAGCAGAAAATAAAGGAGCTGCGAGCGCCCGTCAGGTTCCATTACTCACTGGCACACCGTTCGGCCCCGCAGGATGAAACGTTCTGGTTTTTTACGGACAAGATGCAGGGAAGAGAAATTGTGCTGACTCCCGACAATAACCTTTCTGCCTGCACTCCTGTTTCCCTGCCATCGGGGAGCATGGCTGACCTGTCCAATGGTTCCAAAAGAAATCCTCCACCCGTTGATAAACCAGCAGCTACGAAGAGCAAAAAAAGAAAACTCAGCACCAGCACCAGCACCAGCACTAGTAATAGCGAGAGCCCGCAGAGTGTCACAAATCCGCAGACCGGGGGTTATCCCGTGATACCGGATATCCCCATAAAACAGGAAGAAAATGTCATTGAATTTGGTGAAAGAAAAGTCTTGACAAGTGCTGAACTGTTTATCATCAAGCCGGAAAGCGGTATTACCAGAAAACCGCCAGAACCGCCTTTCAAAACAAATTGCAAGATTCAGGGTGCCCCGGCATTCTGGAAACTTTTTACTAAGAAAAAGCGACAGCAACTGGAAAACAGGATATTGGAATATATTAATAAAACCAATGAAGAAAGAGTGGCGCACATCGAAGGTCTGGTCAGAGAGGTGCGGTACGAGGCAAACGAGGGCGACCCTTACCAGGCTCTGGACGGGCAAAAGCATGTAGTAGCCGCCAAAAAACTGTCCAAGGGTACTGTACTGGGACATTACCGGGGCTCTCTCTGGTTGATAGATAAGAATGCCCCGTCTCCGGAATGTGGTACGTTAGACCAGCAAATATCCTATTCCGTTAACTGTGACTACAAAGGAGAAGGAGAAGAAGCCACGGATGATTGTCAGGAAATGTACTGGCTTTCAGGTTATGACGACGGCAATATTTTTTCCTGCGTTAACGACTGTACCGTCACCAGCAATGCCGACGACAATACCGGTACTTTAGAGCCAAACGTCAGTTTCATTATTGTTTATATGGATGATTTCCCCGTGGTTATGGTCGTGACAACAGAGGATATCCCGGAGGGCAAAGGACTCTGGCTGAGCTATGGAAAACCTTACTGGGACTATAAAAACGAACCGGTTGTGGTGCCCGATGGTGATGACAATCATAGCGGAGCCGGGGCAAAAAACAAAAAATGTGCGTGTGATGTGTGTGGAAGGGTATTGGCTAGTTCTGGAAACCTGACAAGGCACAAGCGCATCCACACCGGAGAGAAGCCTTATAAGTGCAATGTGTGTCAAAAGGGATTTGCTGTTTCCGCAACCTTGGTAGCACACAGGCGCACCCACACCGGAGAGAGGCCTTATGAGTGCGATGTGTGTCAAGAGGGATTTGCTTCCTCCAGTAACCTCGTAAGACACAAGCGCATTCACACCGGAGAGAAGCCTTATAAGTGCGATGTGTGTCAAAAAGGATTTGCTGTTTCCGGAAACTTAGCAAAACACAGGCTCATACACACAGGAGAGAAGCCTTATGAATGCGATGTGTGTCAAAAGGGATTTGCCTACTCCAGTGATCTTGTAAGGCACAAGCTCAGCCACACCGGAGAGAAGCCTTATGAGTGCGATAAGTGCCAAAAGAGATTTACTGACTCGGGAAACTTAGCAGCACACAAAC
- a CDS encoding C2H2-type zinc finger protein, with the protein MGKKNNAPVFVFSKKMLAAVFLLWLAVMVDNTRGEWVTPASVHQGGIAHVASRLWLQQQPVLKSAMDEKVAVSKRSAAVVILVEDDGFSVLATEPAAFTWQDACNATTLSDMNRHLRCHDPNALLTGLRATLQFSHSGESVQVTGFASVLQVQTTGGTDLAIAPFQSDSPGLPDQQYEQQYRAILEYLSRQRRKSEEIDRRTRCWTNAMSRLAPEKPDEVLRQEQKIKELRAPVRFHYSLAHRSAPQDETFWFFTDKMEGRKVVLTPDNNLSACSPVSLPSGSMVDLSNGSKRNPPPVDKPAATKSKKRKLSTSNSESPQSVTNPQTEGYPVIPDIPIKQEENVIEFGERKVLTSAELFIIKPESGITRKPPEPPFKTNCKILGAPAFWKLFTKKKRQQLKNRILEYINKTNEEREAHIEGLVREVRYEANEGDPYQALDGQKHVVAAKKLSKGTVLGHYRGSLWLIDENAPSPECGTLDQQISYSVNCDYKGEGEEATDDCQEMYWLSGYDDGNIFSCVNDCTVTSNADHDTATVEPNVSFITVYMDDFPVVMVVTTEDIPEGKGLWLSYGKPYWDYKNEPVVVPDGDDDHSGAGAKNRKYKCDLCGRELAHFGSLVRHKRTHTGEKLYECDVCQKRFARSGHLARHNRIHTGEKPYECDVCQKRFVNSGNLAAHRLRHTGEKPHECDVCQKRFACSSNFLRHRRTHTGAKPYECDVCKKTFTQSGHLKVHKHTHTREKPYKCDVCKKTFTQSGHLKVHKHTHTREKPYKCDVCEKGFCASGNLATHRRSHTGEKPYECDKCQKRFAQSGGLVKHKRSHTGERPHECDKCQKRFTQSGDLIRHKRTHTGEKPYECDKCQKRFSRLEHLVKHKRTQHKESPTEQPPQQ; encoded by the coding sequence ATGGGCAAAAAAAATAACGCTCCAGTCTTTGTGTTTTCAAAAAAAATGTTGGCAGCGGTGTTTCTGCTGTGGCTGGCTGTCATGGTGGACAATACCCGTGGAGAATGGGTAACACCAGCTTCTGTACATCAGGGCGGGATTGCCCATGTTGCTTCAAGGCTCTGGCTTCAGCAACAACCCGTGCTTAAATCCGCTATGGATGAAAAAGTTGCGGTTTCAAAAAGATCGGCAGCGGTGGTTATTCTGGTAGAAGACGACGGTTTTAGTGTACTGGCCACTGAGCCGGCAGCCTTCACATGGCAGGATGCGTGTAATGCCACCACGCTTTCTGACATGAACCGGCATTTGCGCTGCCACGACCCCAATGCCCTGCTGACCGGGTTAAGAGCCACACTGCAGTTTAGTCACAGTGGGGAGTCTGTGCAGGTGACAGGGTTTGCGTCGGTTTTGCAGGTGCAGACCACCGGGGGAACAGACCTGGCCATTGCTCCTTTTCAGAGTGATAGCCCGGGTCTGCCCGACCAGCAATATGAACAACAGTACAGAGCCATTCTGGAGTACCTGTCCCGGCAAAGGAGAAAGTCTGAAGAGATAGACCGGCGAACAAGATGCTGGACAAACGCTATGTCAAGGTTAGCCCCTGAAAAACCGGACGAAGTGTTAAGGCAGGAGCAGAAAATAAAGGAGCTGCGAGCGCCCGTCAGGTTCCATTACTCACTGGCACACCGTTCGGCCCCGCAGGATGAAACGTTCTGGTTTTTTACGGACAAGATGGAGGGAAGAAAAGTTGTGTTGACTCCCGACAATAATCTTTCTGCCTGCTCCCCTGTTTCCCTGCCATCGGGGAGCATGGTTGACCTGTCTAATGGTTCCAAAAGAAATCCTCCACCCGTTGATAAACCAGCAGCTACGAAGAGCAAAAAAAGAAAACTCAGCACCAGTAATAGCGAGAGCCCGCAGAGTGTCACAAATCCGCAGACCGAGGGTTATCCCGTGATACCGGATATCCCCATAAAACAGGAAGAAAATGTCATTGAATTTGGTGAAAGAAAAGTCTTGACAAGTGCTGAACTGTTTATCATCAAGCCAGAAAGCGGTATTACCAGAAAACCGCCAGAACCGCCTTTCAAAACAAATTGCAAGATTCTGGGTGCCCCGGCATTCTGGAAACTTTTTACTAAGAAAAAGCGACAGCAACTGAAAAACAGGATATTGGAATATATTAATAAAACCAATGAAGAAAGAGAGGCGCACATCGAAGGCCTGGTCAGAGAGGTGCGGTACGAGGCAAACGAGGGTGACCCTTACCAGGCTCTGGACGGGCAAAAGCATGTAGTAGCCGCCAAAAAACTGTCCAAGGGTACTGTACTGGGACATTACCGGGGCTCTCTCTGGTTGATAGATGAGAATGCCCCGTCTCCGGAGTGTGGTACATTAGATCAGCAAATATCCTATTCCGTTAACTGTGACTACAAAGGAGAAGGAGAAGAAGCCACGGATGATTGTCAGGAAATGTACTGGCTTTCAGGTTATGACGACGGCAATATTTTTTCCTGCGTTAACGACTGTACCGTCACCAGTAATGCTGACCACGATACCGCTACTGTAGAGCCAAACGTCAGTTTCATCACTGTTTATATGGATGATTTCCCCGTGGTTATGGTCGTGACAACAGAGGATATCCCGGAGGGCAAAGGACTCTGGCTGAGCTATGGAAAACCTTACTGGGACTATAAAAACGAACCGGTTGTGGTGCCCGACGGTGATGACGATCATAGCGGAGCCGGGGCAAAAAACAGAAAATATAAGTGTGATTTGTGTGGAAGGGAGTTGGCTCATTTCGGAAGCCTCGTAAGACACAAACGCACCCACACCGGAGAGAAGCTTTATGAGTGCGATGTGTGTCAAAAGAGATTTGCTCGTTCCGGACACCTCGCAAGGCACAATCGCATCCATACCGGAGAGAAGCCTTATGAGTGCGATGTGTGTCAAAAGAGATTTGTTAACTCCGGAAACTTGGCAGCACACAGGCTCAGACACACCGGGGAAAAGCCTCATGAGTGCGATGTGTGTCAAAAGAGATTTGCCTGCTCCAGTAACTTCCTAAGACACAGGCGCACCCACACCGGGGCGAAGCCTTATGAGTGCGATGTGTGTAAAAAGACATTTACTCAATCCGGACACCTCAAAGTACACAAACACACTCACACCAGGGAGAAGCCTTATAAGTGCGATGTGTGTAAAAAGACATTTACTCAATCCGGACACCTCAAAGTACACAAACACACTCACACCAGGGAGAAGCCTTATAAGTGCGATGTGTGTGAAAAGGGATTTTGTGCTTCTGGAAACTTAGCAACACACAGGCGTAGCCACACCGGGGAGAAGCCTTATGAGTGCGATAAGTGCCAAAAGAGATTTGCTCAATCCGGAGGCCTCGTAAAACACAAACGCAGCCACACAGGGGAGAGGCCTCATGAGTGCGATAAGTGCCAAAAGAGATTTACTCAATCCGGAGACCTCATAAGACACAAACGCACCCACACCGGAGAGAAGCCTTATGAGTGCGATAAGTGCCAAAAAAGATTTTCTCGACTCGAACACCTCGTAAAACACAAGCGCACTCAACACAAGGAATCCCCAACAGAACAACCACCACAGCAATAG